GATCCCCGAAGAGCACCACCAGATGGTCTCCGCGGCGGAAGCGCGAGGGCCACAGGAGCCCCTGGGCCCAGGGATTGTGCTGGCGTAGTACCGAGGACCAGGCCCGTGCGCGAACGAAGTCTTCGGAGAGAACAAGTTCGGAGGAAGCCCCGACGGCATGGAGAGCCTCCGCTGTCGTCAGGTCAATAAGCAGAAGAGGGTCAGTGGTCCGTACCTTAGCGAGTTGACGGTCCACAACCGCCGCCAGTGGAACTAGTCGCAACCCATCAGGGTTGAACGTCGTCGCCCTCAGCAGCGTGTCTGCGACGGCCGCCTCGGGAGTCTGGGCCGCGTAGAGGTAAGAATACGGATCCTCCGGCGTGCCGTCGAAGCGTCCGCCCCCGAAGATGTGCGCTGGGCGGGGGTTGAACGCTGTCGAAGAGATGCGCTTGTGGTGGACCCTGTACAGCCCGGTGCCTTCTGGCAGCTCAGCGCGCCGAGCCGTCAACGGCCGTGCTGGCGGAGGAGAGATGGGCAGGGACATTGGTCACTCCTCCTCAGCCGTGGTGAGAGCGTTGTGACGGGTAGGGAGTAGTTCTGAGGGCGCCGATACAGCGCGATCGCAGCGGACGGACTCACCGACGATGACGTCCAGCCGCTCCTGCACGGGGACCGTGATTTCCAGGACGCTTCCGTCGGCCCGCTGGTCGTAGATCCTGCCGCCTTGCTGAATTGCCAGCGGCGCCGTGAGTAGAGTCGTACGCCGCTCCCGTTCGAACGTTGCCGCGTTCTTGCCCTCGACCCAGCTCCGGATCGTGTGCCACATGCCGCCTTCCCTTCCTGTCCGGATGCCGCCTGCGAGCGAAAGCGCCGCTCGGATCATCTGAACCACCATGCCTGCTCCCTCAGCCTGTCGTGTCTGCCTTCACCCCGGTAAGGCCTTCGACCCGCGGACTGGTTCACACGAACTTTCTGGGAAACCGACGCGGGACCAGGAGCCGTGGTTGGCGCTGAGATCGATCAGTGGGCCACCTCCGGCGTTCGCTCAGACTTCGATGAGATTTACTCAGCCTTCGGTGAGACAGGGCAGCAACGCTTCGATGAAAGCGGTAAGAATCCACATTTCTGATCAAATCCGGCAGACGGAAAGGCGGTGCTGGCGGCCTGCTGGCAAGGGGTCGGTATGACGAGGTGCCTGAACGGCTGGCAGGCCGCCAGGAGGCCGTACAGCCGATTTAGCCTGTCCTGAACGGGCATTGAATGCTCCGTACGGGTGAGGAAGGTGTGGCCAGCGCTCTCCGAGGGACCTTTCGAGCGCTTATCAAGACCTGTGGACGGGAGCCGAGCCGACCCAGCGGTGGTAGGCGTCCACGTCGACGTTGCTGCCGCACACGATGGTGACCACGTGTCGGCCGGCGAAGCGGTCGCGGTCTTCGAGGATCGCCGCGATGCCGAGTGCGGCCGACGGTTCGACGACGAGGCCGGCGTGGTCGAGGAGCATGCGGGGGTGTCCGGAATCCAACCGGCCACGAGAAGAGCGGTACCGCTCCCCCACCGCCGGGCGGAAGAACGGGGCCGCAGCACTGTCAGGCCATCGTGGTCACGGGCTGCCTGGCTGCGGAGCTGTCGCGAGCTCCTCACCCGTGACTTTGTGCAGTCGTTTCGTCAGCCTGTGCCGGTCGAGCTCGCCCATCCGCGCCATGAGAGCGTCGAACACCGGCTCCCGCCCGCCCGGCGGTAGCTGCCAGTCCCCCGCAACATCCTTCGGGGCATCCAGTGCCGGATGCTCGGCAGCCGGCAGATCTGCCGATGGCTTCCGGCGAGGCTCCGGCAACGTCGGATCAGGCGGTCCAGCCGCCTCAGTGCCTGGCTTGGGGGCAGTCGATTGAACAGGAGTGACCGACGGCGTCTCCAGTTCCGGTGAGGGCTTGGCCGTCTCAAGGTCCTGCACTTTCAGGTTCGCTCTGGTTTACCGCGGTAAACCGGGTCTGCTCCGGGGGCTGCCGCGAGACGGCCGCAGGCTGCGTGTGCATCCGCTGCTTCTGCTTGCCTTTCCCTCGGCTCTCCAGTTCGGCAATCCAGGCCGCAACCCCTCGACTGTCAGCCGTGTGACCGAAGAACCCCGGCAGGTGTAGGTGCCCACTGAATCCGACCAGGCCACGACAAAGCGGCCCCGCTCCCCCACCACCAGGTGAAAGAACGGGGCCGCCAATGACGCTTGACGCTATGCCTGGGAGTCCTCGACCCGGCTGGTCTCACTAAGCATCACGCGCTGGAGTTTCTTCGTCAGCATGTGCCGGTCCAGCTCGGACAGTTCCCCCATCAGCCGGTCAAACCACCTTTCCCAGTTGGCCAGAGCCTGCTTCTGCTCTGTGACAGGGATCAGCTCGACTTCGGGCGATTCAGGAGCGGCGTCGCGTGGCACAGGGACGGGCAACGCTTCGAGCGGGACAGTTCCCGGTGATTCGGCTGGCAGCGGCTCTTCTGCGCGCGGCACGGGCTGCTCTGATCCTGCTTCCGAACTGGAGGATGTGTATACCGCGGTATACGCCGGCTCAGGTTTGGGTGCCGGTGCGGCGGTCTCTCTCGCAGGCGCGGGGCCGGGGGCAGGCATGGGGCTAGGGGCAGGCGTGGGGGATCCCTTCCTGTCCGCCTTCTGCTTCGCAGCCATCCGATCGGCTTTCCACGCGGCGAGCTGATCGCTGGGCGGCATGGCCGAGTACATCCGCATGTCACGGAACGCCTTGAGCTCGCCGGAGATGACGAGTGCTTGCATCTCCTCGGAGAGGCGCAACAGACCGATGCGCTGACTGAACCACTGCTTCGACTTCTGCAGCTTCTCTGCAGCCTGCGTCTGGTTGCCGTTGGTCATCTCCAGCATCTGCTGAAGACCACGGGCTTCTTCGATGTAGTTGAAGTTCGACCGCTCGACGTTCTCTGTGAGAACAGCCGCGAGGAACCTGACGCGGGACTCGGCGATGTCCTCGCGGACGTGTACGTCGAGCGTAGGGAGTCCGACGTGGACGGCAGCCTTCCATCGCCGCTCCCCTGCGGCCATGACGATCCGGCAGTCCGGCAGCAGTTCCTCGTGTTCGGGGAACAGCTTGACGTAGCGGGCCCGGGTGATCCCGACACAAGGCTGAAGCTGCCCGGTGCGCATGCTGTTGCCGAGCTCTTCGAGCTTGACTGGGTCGAAGTCCTGGCGGGGGTTGAGGGGAGTGGGCGCCACCTGGTCGGGCGCCACGTGAACCAGAGTGGGCTTGCTGCTGCCGGGGGTGCTCTCCACGGCTGCTCCGGCCAGGGTGGCCAGGTTGAGTCGTCGGCCAGCCATCAGCGGCGGCCTCCGTATCCGAGCTCCAGCGCCAACCGGAAGTAGTCTTCGCGTGCTCGGAGCGTGGTGCCGTTGTCGGCGTACTGGGTAACGACCTTGCCTTCGGCCGCCGCACGGGTATGAATCTTGTACCGGCGGATCACGGTGTTGGCACGTGGCCAGCCCATGGCGTCGATGTACTCAAGAGTCTCATCGCGGTCGGCCTTGCCGTCGCGCGGATCCCAGGCATTGACGACGACCTTGTACGGCAGCCCCCGGGGTGCGATCACCTGGGTGATAGTGCGCGCGGTCGGGTCGAACGCAAGAGGTTCCGGGGGGAGCGGGACCAGGACGTCATCGGCGATGTCGAGTGCGGCCGCGAGGATGTGCTCGTTCTCAAGGCTGCCGGGGGTGTCGATGAAGATGTGCTGCCGCTGGTCGCTGCTTCCGAGAACATCGTGCGTAACTGCTGCCAGGTTGACCGTGGTGGTCGTCTTGCCGACTCCACCCTTCTGGTTCGCGATGACGTGGATCTCAGCGCCCAGGTTCTTGAGTTCCGCGAGGCTGTCGGGGTCCTCGTGGGCAGTCGCGAAGTCGAAGGGGAGGTTGTCGCCGATCCGGTCGGCCCACCAGATGGTGGATCCCTGTGGGTCGGTGGATACAACGAGAATGGAGGAGGCCATGATGCTCCGTTTCCGTGTGCTTCCCGAGGGGTTCTCGGTACTCGGACTGGAACAGCATTGCAGATGATCGATCCGGACATTTGCACCACCCTGGATGTTCCGCGTGGCGAAAATGTATACCGCGGTATACGCGGACGCAGTATCAGCGCGGCTGCCCGAACCGTCGGGTGACGGAGTCTCCGAACGGGCCGAGGCGTATACCGCGGTATACGCCTCGCCTCAGTCCCGCCTCTCCAGGGTGCATCTATCAGGTGCTGCCCTGGCTCTGTGCCTCGCCGTTCGAAGAAACCCCGCCGACTGGTCGCCGACGGGCGCATATACACGTGGACGATGCGCCACAGCCACGACAGGGACGGCGACGGCCGGTCCGTGGACTGCCGCCAGACCCTCACCCTCTCCCCACAGCCGGCGGCAGCGGAGGCCCGCTGCGCATCGTCTTCGCCGACGGACCGGGACGGCACGTTCCGGGCGGGGCCCCCATGGGCTCCGGCGGGGTGAGCCTCACCCAGGGCGAGTCCCTGAACCTGCACGAGCCGGGCGCCGTCCGGGCCCTGCTCGACGTAGCGCTGGCCCGCGGCTGGCAGCCGGGGGAGCAGCGAGCGGTGGAGGTCGACGGCTGAACCCTGCTCGAGGCGGCGGCCGTCGTGGGGGCCGGGGAGGCCGGCCCCGCGAGCGCATAGGGGCCTATGGCGATGCGTATCTGGGCTCGCGCCGCGATCGCCTGGTGCAGGACGGACCAGGCGCTCACAGAACCAGCTATGCCGCTGGGAATCCTGAGTACCCCCTTCGCCTGACTTCATTGATTCTCGTACCGGCTCACCGTGGCGCGATCAAAATTTGATGGGACTGGTCAAGCTCCGTCGAGACGGGCCAGTGACGGGGTCTTCGAACGGGCCGAGACCGTCCCGCCTCAGTCGACCTGGTTCGGTCTCAGAAGCCGTATCTCAACCGAACGTGATCGTTTGATTTCCGCTGGTCAGGCATTGTTTCGGTCGGAGTGAGGGAGAGTCCCGACGTTCTGTTCCGCTGGTTCGGTGAGGGGTGTGCGGTGGCGTCGATTCTGGGGTTGCTGGAGGTGCGGGAATCGGCTGCTCGCGAGCGGGTCGAGGATCTGCGGGAGGCGGCGGCCCGGGCGGCTGCGGCGCTGGAGGCTGCAGAGATCGAGCTGGACCGGCGGGTGATTGCGCGGGAGGAACTCGTCGAGGCCCTGGCCGCGTCCGCTACCGGGACCACCGCCCTGACCGAGGCGGAGACGGAAGCGGAATCAGTGCCCGCTTCCGCGCCGTTGCCGGGAACGACAGTGCCGTCCTGGCGGGAAGGTCTGTCGGCGACGGCTCTCTCGCCGGACTACCAGCGGATCCTGGGCATGCTGGCGGACCGGCCGGGTCGGGAGCCGGTGAAGGCCAAGGAAATTGCGGTGATGCTGGGGCTGGAACCGACGCCGGCGAAGGTGGAGGGCGTGCGGTCGAAGGCGAGGCGACTGGCGGAGCGCGGATGGCTGGTCCAGGAAGCGTCGGGGATGTTCAGCGCCGTCCGCGGGCCCGTGGCCGGGCCAGGCGGCGGCTCATCCGCGTGATCATCGACCACTGGATCATGGCCTCGCTGGTGGCGGTCAGGGTTTCGTAGTCACGGGCCAGACGGCGCGAATGCATCAGCCACGCGAACGTGCGCTCCACCACCCACCTGCGGGGCAGCACCACGAAGCCTTCCATGGCGTCGGTGCGCTTGACGACCTCCAGAGTGAGCGCGAGTTCCTGACGGCACCAGGAGACAAGGCCGCCGGTGTAACCGCCGTCGGCCCAGACCAGAGTGATCTCCCGGTGCAGCGACCGCAGTCGTCGTAGCAGGGGCACGGCCGCGTCCCGGTCGCCGACGTTCGCGGCTGTCACCGCGACGACCAGCAGCAGGCCGAGCGTGTCGGTCACGATGTGCCGTTTGCGGCCCGGCACCTTCTTCCCGCCGTCGTACCCGCTCGAGGAAACCGGCACCAAGGCGGAGGCCCGCACCGACTGCGCGTCGATGATCCCCGCCGAAGGCTCCGCCTCCCGGCCCTCGCGCTCACGGACCCTCCCACGCAGCCGGTCGTGGAACTCCGCGACCAGCCCGTGCTCCCGCCACCGGCGGAAGAAGGCATAGACCCGGCCCCAGGCCGGGAAGTCCGCGGGCATCGCACGCCAGGAAATCCCGCCCGCGACCAGGTAGCGGATCGCGTCGATCATCCAGCGGTGGCAGTAGCCCTCGGGCTGCCCGCCCTTGCCCTCCATCCAGGCCGGAGCCGGCAGCAACGGACGCACCGCCGCCCACTCCGCATCCGTCATGTCCGAGGGATACCGGCGCACCCGATCAGGATGATCAGCCGCGTTCCCGTACACGTGCGCGAGGCAATCACACGATGGAGGGGACGAGTTGAAGGCAACGGGGTCGGGCGCGTACAACTGCGACAACAGGGCCTCCTGGAACCGCTCGGATGGGATCGCACCCCCGAGCTACCAAGAGGCCCTGCCTTCATGCCCCGCCCACCAAAAGATCACCCGACCAGGAACCCTGTTCGACCCGCACGTTCCAACACCGGTTGAGGAACGGCTTGTCACAGCAGCTGTTGCATCAACCGATTGACTCCACCCTGGTTCAGTCAGGCGGTGGTGGTGACGCGGAATGCTGCTCGGCTCTGGTGACGCGTTCCTCAAGGGCCCGGATGCGGTCGTAGAGATCGACCAGGGTCACCCCGTTGGCAACCACGCCGGGGCGCTGCCAGTGCCTCCGCACAAATTCCTCTCGGCTCTCCTGCGACGACTGCTGGAATCCGGTCGGAGCCGCGGCGCGTGGTGCCGGCGCTGACCTGGGCTCGTTTCGCTCGAGCGAGACCTTTTGCAGCTTCAGCACAGCAATCGCACCGAGCACGATGACCACGAGAGCGGCGACGGGTATCAGCAACAACCAGCTGGCCGACATGAGAACCCACGCTTTCCGAAGCGTCCCACGATTTGCATCGTAGAATGGCGGGCACCGCGCCGGGCCGAGGAGATGCCGGACAGGCCCGCGGCCAGAACCGCCCGGATGATCGTCTTGACCACGGGTCCCTCCTCGCCGTCGGCCCTGTCTGACGGTGCGGACGATACGTGGTCGGGTGGCGCCTACCGATCCCAGGTTCGACCGCCGGCCCAACGCCGGCACGCGCGGCGACGCCACCGGCGCGGCGACCTGACGGCGTCGGGCCCGGCCCGCTTCGACATCCGTCCAATCGCATGACACGCCCTCAGGTGAGCCGGCGGAGTACCAGGCCCGACCCTCCCCTGGCCGAGCGAGCTTGATCTGATGGCGCAACTCGCCGGTACGCGGGTGCGCGAACGCCTCCGGGACTGGGACCGCGCCCCCTTCACCGGAGCGAGCCGCAAGCACGTCTCCGTCTGCAAGAAAATCCGACGCCTACTCCCCCACCGCCCCGCCGGGACGTGAACCTGGGATCGGTAGGCACGGCAGCGCACCTAGCGTCCACACCGTCAGGACATACTCGGCGGCACTGCCCGGTCGGCAGTGCGCAGTCGGTAGTCCGCAGCCAACAGTGCAGAGGAGAGTGCGTCATGGGAGTCTTCGACAGGCGTCGCCGGAGCCGCGAGGAGAAGGCCGCGGAGATCGTCGACCAGGTGGCCAGCGGCAAGGGTTTCTACGGTCGGGCCACGCGCGCGTTCATGGGCAGCGAGAACTTCGCCGAAGTCCAGCAGTCCATCGGCGCTTACAAGTCCGGTGGTGAGGTCCAGCAGTTGCTCGCCGCGGGGATACCGACCGTCCCGGCGGTCGTCGTGTCGATCAGCGACACGGGCAAGCTGGTCAACTTTGACCCGGTGGTGAACCTTGTCGTCCAACCGACCGGAGCGGCGGGCGGCCAGGTCACCCTGCAGACCCTGGTGTCCAAGCTGCAGATCCCCCGTGCCGGCGACCAGGTACTCCTGCTGGCCGATCCCGCGAATCCCGGCGGCTACCTCTACGGCGGGGTGGCCTGACCGACGCCGCCTGCGGACCGCTCGCCATTCCATTCGGTCCGGTCAACCCGACGCGAGGCAGCAACTCATGGCAGCACCGACCGCTCTGACGCCCGAGGCCGCAGACCTGGCGGCCCGTCACAACCTCGGCGCGCTGGAGACCACCTTCGCCCCCAAACGCCTGAACAAGCTGATCTCCGCCGCCATCTGGCTGGCGATTGTCACGCTGCTGCTCATGTTCGTGGTCCCTGGCCTGGTGTACCTCTGGACGCTGCGCAAGTTGCCGGACTTCAACCCGAAGCAGGCCTCCAAGCGACTCCATCTCTTCGAGAACGGGATGATCGCGCAACCGCAGGCCGGCGACGGCCTGGTTGCCATTCGCTGGGACTCCGTCAGGCTCTACCAGGACATCACCCAGACGTACTCCAACGGTGCGCCGGCTTACCGGCACTGCACCTACGTCGCTCTCGCCCCCGGCGCGAGCGCGACGATCACGGAGTTCTTCGAGAACCCCGAGACCTGGGGGTCCAGGATGCAGGAGGCCGTGGTCCACGCCCAGGGGACGAAACTACTGGAAGCGGTACTGGCGGGGGAGACCGTCCGCTTCGGTGCCTTCGAGGTCTCCGGTCTCGGCATAGCCACCGCGCAGAAGGGTCTCCTCTCCTGGCCCGATGTCCAGGAAATCCAGCTCAGGGCTGGCTGGGCCCGGGTCATGCGAACCGGCGTATCCGATGCCTGGGATGCCGACGCGGTCAGCAGGATCGCGAACCTCTATGTCTTCCTGACCATCGCCGAGAACCTCTCCGCGCAGTAGCGGACGCAGCACACCAAGGACGGCGGGAGACTCGGATGGACGGTCAGGGGATGCTGGGCCTGTGGTGGACGGTGCCGACGGGGCTGGCGCTGGTCGGGTACGGGAGCTCACTGGCCGGGGTGACGCGGCCACAGCGGGCGGTGTGGGTGACGGCGCGGGTGGTGGAGGTGCATCAGCCGGACCACGGTGACTCCAAGAGACCCGGGATACCAGTGACGGTCGCGTTCCAGGACCCGGCCACGGGGCGGGAGTTCAGGCTGCGGCACGCGGGGAAGAACGGCCACGTGGTGGAAACAGCATGGGTGGGCCGGGAGTTCCCGGTGCGTTATCCACAGGGGCGGCCGGAGCGGTTCCACCTGATGCTGGACATGTGGGGGGAGACGCGAGGGATGGGCGGGCCGAACTGCACGGTCTTCCTGCTGCTGGTGGGGCTGGTCATCCAGGCGTTCTTCGTGTGGGGCTGGCCGAGAGGGCTGATCTGCCTCGGTGGCCTGCTGTTCCTCATCGTCGCGATCAGCCGGGACTGTCAACTTGCGCGCGCCCGCGCGGCTCTGTTGGCCGAATCCGTCGCCGTCCCGGGCCGCGTGGTGGCCGTCACCAAGGACGTCTACACCGACGGGGAGGGCGACGAGATCGTCAACCACGCTCCCGTCGTCGCCTTCACCACCCATGAGGGAATCCTTGTCACCGCGCTGTGCCGCGAGGGCATCCCGGACCCCAGCCTGTCCCTCGACCGCGATCTCACGATCCACTACGCGCCCGCCGACCCGTCCGTCCTCACCCCCGACCTCGACCACGACCGCCGCGAGCGGGCGACGAGCGTCAGGTTCATCGTCACACTGCTGCTCGCCGGAATCGCGGCGGTCGCGGCGGGCGTGATCTCCCTCTACCACCTCTTGCCCGTCACCTGACGATGCAGGTCATGGCCGCCCACAGCAGGGGCGAGTGTTCGATCCGGCCGCCGGTGCGCCAGCGGTCCAGTTGCTCTCGCTGCCAGACGCCGAGGCGGTGCACAGGGTCGCGGTGTTCGTGGGCGGTGTCGACGGCGATGACGGCCTCCGTGAGCGGGCGTACGGGCTCGGGCACGTCGGCCAGCCGGTGGAAGGCAAGGCTGGTGGGCAGCACCCAGCGGGTGGCGGTGACCAGTTCGGCACCGTTGTGGATCATCGCGGACGCCAGGCCGAACGACTCGGCGAACCGCAGATCGCCGCCGCTCTCACAGGCGATCAGGGCGACGCGCGCGGGCGCGGGCCACAGCTGGGCCCCGGGGACGCCGTCGGCCCGCAGGGGGAGCGTGCCCAGGAGGAGATCCTTGGCCGACAGCGGCCGGTGGGTGCGGATCACATCCGTCAGCCCATCGGTTCCCGGACCGCAGCACAGATGAAGCGTGCCGTCCTCGCTCTGCCCGCTCTCGACCGGCGCGCCGCTCACATGCCCGACGTACATCAGCCGGCGCGCCCCCTTCCTCAGCACGCCGCCCAGCCAGTCCCGGTCCAGATCGGTGCGGCGGAACGCCTCGGCGGGAGTGGCCACGGGCGGCACGACGGTGCCCGCGTCGAGACGGCGCTGTACGAGCGACAGCAGCGCCGGGTCCGCCCCGGGCGGACCCAGCACCGAGCCGAGCGGGGAGTCAGCCCGGAACCCGGGCACCCGGGGGTCGAGGACGAGCACGACGGCTTCGGCTTCGGCGTCCGGTGCCGGACGCGTGGCGGCGCCGGGCCGCCGCAGCGAGGCCGGCGCGGTGGTCACGACGTCCGCGAGGTCGATGAGCCGTACGTCACCGCCGCTGCCGTCATCGTCATCCTCCACGGCGAGCCCCTCCCACGGGACCTGGGCGACCCGGGGCGACGGCTGGATCCGCACCAGCGGGCGGCCCGCGCGCTCCGACACGTGGCGGATCTGCTCGGTCAGGCCCGGCGGCCACAACGCCTCGGCCAGCACGCGCGCGAGCCGGCGTTCGGCCTCGTACGCGGCCATCGCACCCGACGCGAAGGCGCGCCGCATCCCCTCCGCCCCCTCGCCCGCGCCGGGCAGTGCGGCGGTCAGCGCGCGGACCGCCTGGGCGACCTCCTCGAAGGGCGCGTGCCCGGTGCCGAATCCCTGGGCCACGCGCGTCCACGTCCAGGTCATGTACAGGTCGCCGGCGTCGGCCAGCCGGACCTGGACCACCGGGCGGTTGGTCAGGCCGTCGGCGACCAGAACAGCACCTCCTCCTCGCTCACGATCCGCCGGTGATAGCGGAATTCGGCCGCCTTGATGTACTGCTCAAGCGCGATGCGGCCCGTTTCCGGTGACATCACCACCCTCGGCGGCGGCGCGACGCGCAGGCCGACGGAGGCGGCGGCCTCGGCCGCCACGCCGCCCAGCGTCATCGGGCCGTCGGCGGGCGCGTACGTCTTCATGGCGGCGTCCGGGAAGACCGTCCCCTCGCCGGGGGCAGCCGGCGGCGTACGGTCGGTGCGGCCCAGAACCAGCGAGGCGCCCGCGCAGCGGTGTTCCACCAGTTCGAAGAGCAGCCCCTGATCGCCGCTGCGGTTGACGAGGCGGAAGGCCAGCCGCATGGCGTCGTCTGCCAGTTCCAGCCACTGGCTGCGCGCGTGGGCGGTGGCGAAGTCGTAGCGTGCCGCCTCCAGCGCCAGCGCGACGGGAAGCGCGAGGGAGATCGCGGTGGCGATCGCGGTGGTGATCGACGCCGGCTCGTAGTCGCCGGGGTTGATCCGGTTCAGGTTGTCCTCAAGGATCCGGGCGAGCGTCAGGTCCACCTGTGCGCACCGCTCGTACACCCCGCGCTCCTGGTACACATCGCGCGCCGCCTGGGCCAGCCGCTGCAGCTCGGCGATGTCGCCCCGGTCGTACGCCTGCTGGGCGGCCAGCAGCATGGTGTCGGCGGCGGCGATCGCGGAGCCGAGCCGTTCGAAGCGGGCCAGGCTCGACGCCATCAGGTCGTTCGCGCCGGTGGCGTCGCCGCGGCGCTCGGCGAGGGAGGCACGCGCCTGATCGCAGACCGCGAGATCCTCGAACTGGCCCTGCCGTTCGAAGATCGCGGAGGCCTCGGCGTACAGCTGTTCCGCGCGGTCGAGGTCGCCGGCGCGCATCGCGGCGTACGCCCGGTGGGAGATCAGCTGCTGCCGCCCAGCGTTGTGTCCCAGCGCCAGATAACCGTCATCCGCACGGGCGAAGTAGTCCTCCGCCAGGTCGAACCGCCGGGTCGAGGCGCAGATGATTCCCAGACAGTCCAGCAGATGCGGCACGATCGCGGGCGTGGTGGACAGCAGCGCCGAAGCCAGCTCCTCGGCCGCGCCCCACTCGCTCCGGTCCACCAGCAGATGCACCCGGGTCTGGCCGATCTCCGCGGTACGCAGCCCCTCGGGATCGTTCAACTCGGCCAGCAGGGTCGC
The sequence above is drawn from the Streptomyces sp. NBC_01591 genome and encodes:
- a CDS encoding ParB/RepB/Spo0J family partition protein, producing the protein MESTPGSSKPTLVHVAPDQVAPTPLNPRQDFDPVKLEELGNSMRTGQLQPCVGITRARYVKLFPEHEELLPDCRIVMAAGERRWKAAVHVGLPTLDVHVREDIAESRVRFLAAVLTENVERSNFNYIEEARGLQQMLEMTNGNQTQAAEKLQKSKQWFSQRIGLLRLSEEMQALVISGELKAFRDMRMYSAMPPSDQLAAWKADRMAAKQKADRKGSPTPAPSPMPAPGPAPARETAAPAPKPEPAYTAVYTSSSSEAGSEQPVPRAEEPLPAESPGTVPLEALPVPVPRDAAPESPEVELIPVTEQKQALANWERWFDRLMGELSELDRHMLTKKLQRVMLSETSRVEDSQA
- a CDS encoding ParA family protein, producing MASSILVVSTDPQGSTIWWADRIGDNLPFDFATAHEDPDSLAELKNLGAEIHVIANQKGGVGKTTTTVNLAAVTHDVLGSSDQRQHIFIDTPGSLENEHILAAALDIADDVLVPLPPEPLAFDPTARTITQVIAPRGLPYKVVVNAWDPRDGKADRDETLEYIDAMGWPRANTVIRRYKIHTRAAAEGKVVTQYADNGTTLRAREDYFRLALELGYGGRR
- a CDS encoding IS5 family transposase produces the protein MTDAEWAAVRPLLPAPAWMEGKGGQPEGYCHRWMIDAIRYLVAGGISWRAMPADFPAWGRVYAFFRRWREHGLVAEFHDRLRGRVREREGREAEPSAGIIDAQSVRASALVPVSSSGYDGGKKVPGRKRHIVTDTLGLLLVVAVTAANVGDRDAAVPLLRRLRSLHREITLVWADGGYTGGLVSWCRQELALTLEVVKRTDAMEGFVVLPRRWVVERTFAWLMHSRRLARDYETLTATSEAMIQWSMITRMSRRLARPRARGRR
- a CDS encoding DUF6585 family protein produces the protein MAAPTALTPEAADLAARHNLGALETTFAPKRLNKLISAAIWLAIVTLLLMFVVPGLVYLWTLRKLPDFNPKQASKRLHLFENGMIAQPQAGDGLVAIRWDSVRLYQDITQTYSNGAPAYRHCTYVALAPGASATITEFFENPETWGSRMQEAVVHAQGTKLLEAVLAGETVRFGAFEVSGLGIATAQKGLLSWPDVQEIQLRAGWARVMRTGVSDAWDADAVSRIANLYVFLTIAENLSAQ
- a CDS encoding DUF3592 domain-containing protein, translated to MDGQGMLGLWWTVPTGLALVGYGSSLAGVTRPQRAVWVTARVVEVHQPDHGDSKRPGIPVTVAFQDPATGREFRLRHAGKNGHVVETAWVGREFPVRYPQGRPERFHLMLDMWGETRGMGGPNCTVFLLLVGLVIQAFFVWGWPRGLICLGGLLFLIVAISRDCQLARARAALLAESVAVPGRVVAVTKDVYTDGEGDEIVNHAPVVAFTTHEGILVTALCREGIPDPSLSLDRDLTIHYAPADPSVLTPDLDHDRRERATSVRFIVTLLLAGIAAVAAGVISLYHLLPVT
- a CDS encoding CHAT domain-containing protein: MVQVRLADAGDLYMTWTWTRVAQGFGTGHAPFEEVAQAVRALTAALPGAGEGAEGMRRAFASGAMAAYEAERRLARVLAEALWPPGLTEQIRHVSERAGRPLVRIQPSPRVAQVPWEGLAVEDDDDGSGGDVRLIDLADVVTTAPASLRRPGAATRPAPDAEAEAVVLVLDPRVPGFRADSPLGSVLGPPGADPALLSLVQRRLDAGTVVPPVATPAEAFRRTDLDRDWLGGVLRKGARRLMYVGHVSGAPVESGQSEDGTLHLCCGPGTDGLTDVIRTHRPLSAKDLLLGTLPLRADGVPGAQLWPAPARVALIACESGGDLRFAESFGLASAMIHNGAELVTATRWVLPTSLAFHRLADVPEPVRPLTEAVIAVDTAHEHRDPVHRLGVWQREQLDRWRTGGRIEHSPLLWAAMTCIVR